GATGCATGCGCGTACGTGGCAGCTGGAAGTGGTGACCACGGAGAACGAGCTGGAGGACGCGGGGAAGCTGCGGGCGCAGCTGCGGCGGCTGCGGGAGGCCGGCGTGGACGGCGTGATGGTGGACGTGTGGTGGGGCATCGTGGAGGGCGCCGGCCCGGCGCTGTACGAGTGGCGCGCGTACCGGGAGCTGTTCCGGATCGTGCAGGCGCAGGGGCTCAAGCTGCAGGCCATCATGTCGTTCCACGCGTGCGGCGGCAACGTCGGCGACGCCGTCAACATCCCGATCCCCCGCTGGGTAAGGGAGGTCGGCGAGGGCGACCCCGACGTGTTTTACACGAGCTCCAGCGGGGCGCGGAACCAGGAGTACCTCACCATTGGCGTCGATGACGAGCCGCTGTTCTATGGCAGGACGGCCATCCAGGTCGGTCGGGCATTCACAGTGCTGATGCATGGTTATTGTTACTAAATGGAAGCAAATTCATGTCGCTGACACTAGCTAACCAAAATCTAGTTGTGCGTTGTTTATATGGCGACGACAGTTGTATGCCGATTTCATGAAGAGCTTCAGGGAGAACATGGCGGATTTCCTGGACTCTGGCCTGATCGTGGACATCGAGGTCGGGCTTGGCCCTGCAGGGGAGCTGAGGTACCCGTCTTACCCGGAGACGCAGGGCTGGGTGTTCCCGGGCATCGGACAGTTCCAGGTAAACTCATCGTGCAATCTCTCTGGCCGTCTGCTTTAGTTGCACCGGTGATTCAGAACTAGCGCACTACACTACTGTCGCAGTGCTACGACAAGTACCTGGAGGCGGATTTcaaggcggcggcgacggcggccgggCACCCAGACTGGGAGCTACCCGACGACGCTGGGGAGATAAACGACACGCCGGAGGACACGGGGTTCTTCACGGCGGAGCGAGGGACCTACCTCACCGAGCAGGGGAGGTTCTTCCTGACTTGGTACTCCAGCAAGCTGATCCAGCACGGCGACAGGGTCTTGGATGAGGCCAACAAGGCCTTCCTGGGGTGCAAGGTCAAGCTCGCCGCAAAAGTGCGTGCCGCTCTCGATCACCCAAACAGTGTTCAGCTGAATTGCCTCGGGAATTGAAGCGAACGGGTCTTGCGGTGCAGGTGTCCGGGATACACTGGTGGTACAGGCACCCGAGCCACGCCGCGGAGCTGACCGCCGGGTACTACAACCTCGGCAACCGGGACGGGTACGCGCCGATCGCGCGCAtgctggcacggcacggcggcGCCATCCTCAACTTCACCTGCGCGGAGATGCGGAACTCGGAGCAGGTCGAGGAGGCCCTGAGCGCCCCGGAGCAGCTCGTCCAGCAGGTGTTCAGCACCGGGTGGCGGGAGGGGATCGAGGTGGCGTGCGAGAACGCGCTGAGCCGGTACGACCGCCGGGGATACAACCAGATGCTTCTCAACGCGCGGCCCAACGGCGTCGGTCTCTCCGGCACCGACGCCGGCGCGGCGCCGCACAGGGTCGCGGCGGTGACGTACCTCCGGCTCTCGGACGAGCTCCTGGCCAGCAACAACTTCCGGGTCTTCCAGACCTTCGTCCGGAAACTGCACGCCGACCTGGTGAGCCTCTCGGGCTAGGGCTTAGCGCACCTCGATCTGGCCCATTTGACTGTACAAACTGGGCTTCCATTATGCTGGGCTGCACTGCATATAACCATGGGTCTCTTTTTTCTGCTTCATGAAGGATTACTGCCCTGATCCGGAGCGGTACGGTCGGCCCATCAAGCCCCTGGAGCGGTCCGCGCCGGAGACGCCCATAGAGCGGCTGCTGGAAGCcaccgcgccggcgccggcgttcCCGTTCGATCCGGAGAGGGACATGAGCGTCGGCGGCTGGCTCGCGGAGGCCGTTGACTGGGTGCTCGACAAGATCGAGTGGGTATTTCGATAAGATCAGATCAGACTGAGGCGGTCAGGCCCTCTCCTCCATCCCTCCGTTGGTCGGCAACAGGAATGGAGTTGACGCATGCAGTTGTGGTAGTAGCACTATCTGACTGAGGTTGTACTTGTACACGCTTATGCTTCCTGCTCGCAATAGGGGAAGGCCACAAATGAAATACGGATGAAATTTAGAGCATCTAGAGTAGTTTTACATATCCCCGTAAAGCTATGTCTGATGTATGTGTATCTACTTCAATTTATATGTATTGAAATACTACAACATATGtgaattgagatgaatacatgcgtatCCAAAAGTCCTAAAACGAGATGTTTTATGATGGTAAGAAGAAACCGGTGGTTTCCTTGTTACCCACATTTGGCCCATCCAGGCCCACGGGATATCAAACACGCAATAATTGTTTAAACTCTGTTACCTACGGCTTTGGAAAGTTTGCAATAATAATTATATGCTACTTACAGTGATGATTATATGCTGCTTATTTATTTTTTATACTTAGGCTACGTAGAAGAGGCGGAGGCTCAAAGGCACACTGAGGCGGTGCGCTGGCCAAAGTCAGCCAGGCCGGCATTGAAGGATGAACCCACAGGGTATGTAGGGTGGGCCACCGCATATTCTGAGGTCCGCCAGTCATAGAGATAGGTAGAAATTTTcaatgtaaaaaaaaataaaaaaaggaaatctTCACCAAATTACATAAGAATTTCTTTTTTGCTGCGCATACGCAgagataaaaacctaggtccgtcaCTGCCGGCATTAGGACCTGGCTAGGCCGGGTTAGGCATTGTGCCCAGGCTGACAAGCGTGCTGTGATGAATTGTTTTATACGCTAACTTTTGTTGAAAAAGTTTTGAGAGCCTATTCGCCCTCTCTAGGCATCGAAGCGGTCCTTTCAAAGCCAACTAAGCAAGATTAATCGTCCCATGCCCATGTAGTAACTAAATGAGGCCAACAATTATAGTGAGGTCAAGATCGGTGTTTAAGCATTCTTAACATGAAATGCAGCTAGCAATATAGACATGTACAATGAGTATCCAAAATAGAGTTTAGGTACTAGTGGTGCCTGCCTATCATAATCTCCAGGGGATCATGACCCTTAGTGATCGTTCCTCACTTCACATCATACCTACAGGAGAGATGGCGTAGATGGAGTTAAAATAACTCAAAAAATAGTTGACTTTGGAAGGATTACAGGGGCGTGAGCCTTGGGAGTTAGGGGGGAGATATGCCAAGGGCTTTGAGAGTCAACTACTATTGCCTTAGGGTAGGGGTAGGTCTAGGATATGATGGCCAAGCATCTAGGTTAAACGGTAACATCACCAAAATATTTAGTGGTCCACCGGACGATCCGTTAGCGCAAGCGGACAGTCCGCGGGTGCATCGCCAAGGGTAGGGAATTAAGGTTGGGGCTAGGTGTTCGCTCAGATGGTCCAACGTGTCCTGTTGGACGGTTCATGGGTTCCATGGATAATAAAAAGCACCTAGAAATAGTCCAAGGAAACGGGGTTGGTTTACATCGCTTCTGTGTGAATCCATGGATGGTTTGAGGTGCGAGGTTGGATGATCCATGAGATCCTAAGGGGAAATGTGCCTAAGTGTCATAGTTCATGCATGTTATCATAGTTCATGCATGTTGGAATAATTTAGCTCTATCGAATGGTCTGGTGGTGCAGGACGGAGGTCCACCAGAATGTCAAACATAACTAACGTGAAAAGGTATTCTTGGTGTTCTTGAGGCAAGCTTCCTAGGTGTTGTGTGTGATGCCTATAGTGGTGTTAGGGAACATGTAGGGGTGCTTAAGTGACATTCTAGGGTTGTGTAGCCTAGAGTTGGATGAATACATTTGGAATTCCAAAGCTAGGTTTGCAATTTCTAAACCATGATTGAGAGAGATGAAACCTAGAGACGGAAAGGATATTGATGAACTTACTCTTGATGAGTTGGTGACCTTGGGTCACCAAACTCAAGCTCGTTGTGGCAGAATCGtccgaaataacgcacttacggaggcgcttgtcttccactgacactaagcaccccgagagtgAGATACTCGGGtaggttccgtcgagcacaccccaagggagagctcgaataatccacattttctcCCAAGGATCctataatgagaacgagttataatacttagtccatttcatacatctagagttcttagaaatgtattattacattaccaaattcagagtacggaatattaaacagcggaatgaaaatacacatctatcgataataaataaggatccgtctgtgtccaccagaagaatccttcacacaacggctactcctcaagtaTTACcaacaacaggggtaaataaaccttaagtacacaatgtactcgcaagacatatccgactagtgggaatattttcctgactccaagggatatgataaatTTTATGGTTTACtgggtttctttttgcagaaagcaatgctaatagtgaatccttatttatgttattattagcagtcataattaattcattatctagccattctatgtaagcacatgtccAACTTTCAAGCaaaggttgagcaatcagatctatttcatcacctttcatctttcagttcttactatgatgctagactatagacaagccataccggattgcctAGCGATTTAGaaatcaatgtgcccagttgggtaccccgaaaacacacgccccacttgtaccctaggcacaagcaggaccaacccaccactctcctatcacgggatctaggtccccgtccaaacttggactctaagcccccgctcctgagtcctagactcagtacggtgcttagacctccaccatccccgcctccaatcagtcagtccgaaaagagctagaacccacgataagagagcaataaGCCTtctctgcgcccatacccaagtatgtgctcgggataataagtctatgacttgcctagaacccaatgcaacgaccgatccttaaccgacacagacaggaaaaaagtgtaaccaagctatgccctgttggccacaggacacaaccacttacacccaccaatacccaaaccacatccctgcccggcctctattttttcttttcatcattttatcatgagtgatcataattatcacctattgtgagtaacgacaggttactcatgctaccgaaatcctgagcatagcagctactcgacctatactagtaggactcataggtaactatatttatgcatatagtttttataaaatgcatgtaacataaatgtgcatcatatatatatgttcaatgatcattcaaaaataggggttatgcaccggagcttaccttgggcaggcggggtgtcaacaaagtcagcaacgaacggctccgaggcttcctcctatatgagaatctcTTTCTCGTACTtctcaatgatctcctcgaactcctgTTCATCCGCAGGAATGAACTCTACCAATTCGTTATCTACTTGCATGAAAtggtgatgcaacacttagtaatacggcaacagcaactcttcaaataaaatacatctgccaagctactaaactagctctacttACTAAGACGCTATGTTACCTatcattcccactaaacaggtatgaaacatttcatgtattaacttagcaactaaaggaatccctattcttaatattgatttactctatatatgataaaacaaggagtattagctattctatttatcaatcTACTCTAGGGttataaaaattatagtgagcacataataatctaatgagcctactgtaaaaactttatggctaaagctatcaccaatttgccacaaaaaatcctacaaatattaagctaaataatactaagctttctaaagtgaatttatgaatctatcattatcacagctaactataaactaactacaccaacagatagatagtatttttgtgaacctaacaaattttgtttcactatttttggacacctacagaatttactataattttacaaaGATTAACTCAAAACTAAATTAAATAAATATTTATTAATTCACTAGAAAAAGGAAAGCCGAACCTACCCGCACGGGCCACTGCGCGAGTGGCTCGGCCCACTCCGGAGCCTCGTGCGCGCGCACTGCGACCCACCAGCATGGCCCAACATGGATGCGACCCATCCACGCGACGACAGCCCACGACAGGGAGGACCACGCGCGCCGGTACATTTGCTAAAACGTCCTCGCTTTACTACCGAATCCAACCGAGGCCCACATCACTATTTCTTCAGTCAGCTATCTTACAAATACGCCCCTCCCTCTTTCCTTCTTTACCATGGCTGGGTCCCCTGGGCACCTGCGCGCGCACTAGCACGGTGGCGCTGGCACCAGGCTGTCACGCTGGCCAGACCAGCCCCTCCTCGCCCACGGtagcgagccgatgctcacctagacgCCAACTCAAAGCGGTGGGCAGTGAAGCGGTGAACGGAGACGCTGTCCCAAACTCCCTCCACGGCGGCGGACCTCCTAAAGCGGTGGCGGCCGTGTTCCCATGAGACAAGGCGCAACCAAAATGATAGGACTAGAGGCAAGGCATCAGCAACTCACCTAGAATTTACTAGAGGTGATGGCTTGACCGGAGACGGGCCAAGTGAGTCCGGCCACGTGTGCACGGCAAACACGGCGACAGCCACAGTGGTGCGACTACGTCAGCGGCGCTGGGCAGGCAGTAGCAGGGCAATTAGGGGTGCGCACGGGATAGTGGGGAACAAGGCGAAGACATAGTGCCAATGAATTGAACGGAGATGGACGGTGCGAGGTGAATTGGATGGGCCCTGCCGTGGGGTCTTAAGATGGCCGACGACGAAGGAAGCTTCAAATTGGGGCTCGACACCGGCTGGCAGCAACAGTGGGAGGGTTCAGCGCGTAGCTAGGTTCCTACTCAATCCTCTGGCGCACGCAATTACTCAGATTAGACCGGCGCTGCGAGCTGGCCTTGGTGTGGCTCGGTGACACCGGTGTGGCGCCATTAAAGGCAGAGGTGATCGGGGGCGCAAAGCGATGCTCGCCACTCAAACAAAATAGACAAGGGCACACAGGGAAGGTTACACGTGCGCAAAATGAGTCGGCATGGCTCGTGCGGCCGCAACGCCTTAATTGGCAAGCCGACGATGACATGGCcatgtgtcggtgtagcggctcGGGCAGACACAACGCGAGCGGTGTAGGCGCACGCTGTGTGATGATGCAATGCAGAGAACGTGCGCTTGCTGGCGATGGCAGCTAGGGCCTTGGGATGCCACTGCACCCGAGTGAACGGCGACGGCGGTGGTAGAACAACTAGGCTTGCCAGCCCCCAGCGTCCCGACAAGCGCGGCATGCGCGTGAAGGCGTGCGTGGGTCATGTGCGGTGATGCGGAGCCCACATGGCGGTGCACATGAGTGCGTGTGTGGATGAGCGATGACATCGGGCCGAGGcacggttgaaaggtcctaatatggctagagggggggtgaatagcctatttaaa
Above is a genomic segment from Miscanthus floridulus cultivar M001 chromosome 3, ASM1932011v1, whole genome shotgun sequence containing:
- the LOC136546903 gene encoding beta-amylase-like codes for the protein MLTASPSSQVKPQQWATCQISVASSAALLPPSPAAGRLVAVESRMRTTTVASAALGPVATEPAERSPVPQPPPLFSDEEEAMLRNYVPVYVMLPLEVVTTENELEDAGKLRAQLRRLREAGVDGVMVDVWWGIVEGAGPALYEWRAYRELFRIVQAQGLKLQAIMSFHACGGNVGDAVNIPIPRWVREVGEGDPDVFYTSSSGARNQEYLTIGVDDEPLFYGRTAIQLYADFMKSFRENMADFLDSGLIVDIEVGLGPAGELRYPSYPETQGWVFPGIGQFQCYDKYLEADFKAAATAAGHPDWELPDDAGEINDTPEDTGFFTAERGTYLTEQGRFFLTWYSSKLIQHGDRVLDEANKAFLGCKVKLAAKVSGIHWWYRHPSHAAELTAGYYNLGNRDGYAPIARMLARHGGAILNFTCAEMRNSEQVEEALSAPEQLVQQVFSTGWREGIEVACENALSRYDRRGYNQMLLNARPNGVGLSGTDAGAAPHRVAAVTYLRLSDELLASNNFRVFQTFVRKLHADLDYCPDPERYGRPIKPLERSAPETPIERLLEATAPAPAFPFDPERDMSVGGWLAEAVDWVLDKIEWVFR